A stretch of DNA from Channa argus isolate prfri chromosome 7, Channa argus male v1.0, whole genome shotgun sequence:
TCAAAAAACAACTCTGactgctttttatttcaggCTTTGAAGACTAACATGAGCAAAAATTGCTTTCTGTACACACCCTGTACATCTCATCTGCAGAAATGAAACCTGCTAAAGCTGGATGACAGTCTCTTTGAAATGAAAGCTGCATAAAGATAATTCATTACAATCACAGAAAGGCACAGTAACGACAGATTTGAGGCTCCTCTTGTTAGGGTGGCAAcctgattattttctttaacctGCCTTAGGATTAACCTTAAAAACAACACTTGATTTAACACTTTTCATTTCACAAACACTAGTTTTTTCATAATATTATAACAAGCTTACAattttgtgggaaaaaaaggatTATCAAATAAACCGCTAATTAACCCCatagagaaacagagaaatgatGTAATATTTTAATCTCCAAACTGAACTTTTTAATACTATAAAAGCAATAGATGGATTGGTTAATAGATTTGTGATATTAGTAACACCAACAACTTGGTGAGCCAgacatgtttttctgtaaaGGCCACACTGACAATGTGACACAATGCTTTGAATATAGTTTTATTTCTGCAACAAATTCCAATGCAAttagatttaaaattaaaattaaactttaacttAAACTACTTCTGAACAAAAAGGAGTTGGGGGTGAGTCTTTCTCCAGGCATAATGACCACTGTCAATCATCCAGGCAGAtacacaattatttaaatacGCAAAAAGTTGCCAAATCCATCACTGATGCAGTCTGCGAAGCAACTGTGACCAATCTCCTTCTTTGATGTTATTTCTCTCCAAATCAGcatcaaaagaggaaaaaaaattctttctctTACGTGCCCAGTTCTGAACCTcagtgttgtgtgataaaatgCATGCTCTCTGTTCACTTCTGTTCAGCATGCATTCATGAGACATTCAGTGTAGTGGGTGGAAGAGCTAAAGTTAGAATAGCGAGATATAGCCACAGTAGGCTTTCATTTGTCTTCGTGGTCTTTGCCTGTATTTCGTCAACTGTAAAGGGCTCCAGTTAGGCTGGAGCTGCAGCAGTTAGTTGATTTAGAAAAAGTAGCAGTCATACTTGTTAGAGTTAAGCAAAATGCCATTTAAAGGTTGGGTCTTACATTACTTTAATATACGatgtaatgtataaataaaatatgggttacgGTATGTTGactggacaaaacaaaacatgtattgATGCCACGTTGTGCTCTAGGAAAATGCAAAGGGGGTATTTCAATTAATTCTGGAGCTAATTCATAAAATATTGGGCAGGTCAAGGAATAAAGGCAATAATCATTAGTTATAACTCTTGTGTggttaaagggtgacttcacaaATTTGCAATTTGCTTTCTAAGGGTTTAGTTTacggtgtaaatgtacattaatgtttttaaaattccctttgaataccctatataaaaatatgtctctgcttgtagctgaaaaactaATATCTTGCCaatcaaaactaaaatcttACTTTTAGATATTGTTAATCcttcatttaaattttctgaATATAACAAAAGTCTGAAACTAACGAGTTCTGTAACCCTAGGTAGCCTTGCAGTGTGCAACCCTGATTGAACATTGCATTGATTTTCAAGTCAGATACTATAAGTTGAGAACAAACACATATGAGGAAATTCTTCAAAATGATATAGCAAGGCCtgatacagtaaaatacaagtaCAGTATTATTCAAATTAATCTGGACCTTCCATTGCTCAAGATAAGTATTCAGCTCTACATTATTTAATAGACACAGACTCATGTGGAGTTGATGATAGAAAACCTTGATGTTGCAAAAGCTCCCTCTGTAATGAGGCATATAATTAGAGAGCTGCTGGAGCTAGCTGGGTTGGATTTGTGATCACAGCAGGCATCAGCTGCTTAAGTTACAATAATATCTGTAGCAAGTGGGCATCACTCTGTGAGGGGTGTATTTTTGGACATTTCCATCAGTGTGAGTGCTGTGGGAAGACTGTCTAGTATAGAGGTACAGGTGTGTcataagaaaaagaataaatcaaAGTGATTTCACACTTTGGACATGTGTTCTCTATGAAGAGACCATGTTGTCAACATGAGGAAGACAATAAATTCCATCCTGCACATTTTGTTGCCAAGCTTGTGTCCAGAGCCTTCGAGAGGTCTGAAATCTTAACTCAGTACATATCCCTACTCAAGACAAAAGGGCAGTAATCCAGAGGAAAAGGGGGGATTTGCAGCACTGTGGAAAGAAACAGCTTACTTCACAAATAATGTCACATGAGAAGGAGTCCCACACCTGGCCCCTGACCTGTTTTCCAACTATATCTCTACACTACATTCTGCATATTTCCTAGATTAGGTGTGTTCAAGCACCGACTTCGAAGTTAAGGTATCATTACAGGTAGTAAGATcatcaaataaatgttattaacgATACCCAGACTTATTCCCGACCACCTAATTTACAAGTTTACGATGAGAGGTTGAAGCCAGGACCATTTCAAAGTAACAGGTCACATAGGTGCAAACAAGTATTTCACACAGGTATCTCACACTGCCCCGGGTCACAGATCCACCTCAACATAAATGTGAACCACTGAACGGTCAGAATGACCAGGCCTTGATTGTAATAACTGCAAGTACTTAACATagtaatacattatttattaattttttttaataaattaacaaCTCTCCCtccagtggtagagcactgtaAGATATAGTTCATTACGGGTTTTTGaaaatttattttctacatAATGTTTGTACATGCTGATTCAGAGGGGCTGTTAACATGTGATATGCCTTAACTATAATAActatgaaatcattttttttcagtaattagttttgtttttcttactcTCTTACCGTTTGTGGGAGAGCTTCTGTTTTCTCTTATGGCAGTCAACCACCCATTCCTTTCGTACGATGATGCCCCCTGCTGATTTCACCTGGCTGTACTTGGGGGTATTGGCAAAGGCACAGCTGGAgataaacacgcacacacacaaatagaccCACATATCATTAAAGAGAACTTGACAAGCCTCTGACAGCAGAGATCAAGATGCAACCAAAGTAGATTATTGAGATTGCCAAAAGGGCTGTTATGCAACCCTGTAATCCTTTTTCAGTGATAAAAATTAACTAGAGATAAACATCTCTCAAGAAATACATCCCTATTTTCACACCTGCCGGACTAAATCACATGCTTTCCAGATttaaagatactgtatgtggaaagcacagaagaaaaaggtgacattaatgttaaataatgttttaggTTAAAAAGACATACAACAAGAAACATTATCAGCTTTTGTCTATGCCACTCTGTCTTATTATTACATAATCAAAACACTATACTTAATTCATATCttaagacactttttttttaagtaaaacagTTTGTAACAGCTGTCATAACCATGCCAAAGATGCATTTGGAAGACTAGATTTCACTAGATGGCAGAGTCACTATTTAATTTGAAGGGTCTGCAAGTTGTGCAGTGCTGCTTGCTGTGTGTAATACTTTCTATTTTGTCTGTACAGTTGTCAAATCCTGCACTTGGAGCTGACGCCACACATTATGATGGGCTGAACAGCAGAAAGCGTCTAACCAGCGGATTTTGCTAAGTTAAGCAGCTAGTGACTCTAGCTTTAGGATTACAAGGCAGACATGTCATTGCGTTTAGTCATCTTATCTAACTCTAAGCTGAAAAGCATTCTGTATGTCCTAAAATGCCAAACCATTGCATTAAGAAttacaaacaagtaaaacatttattcacacaGGTACGACAGTAAGGCGTCACGTTTTCACATACTATTTCGGTCAGATACTTACATGAGGTGTGTAGAGTCAGGTGTCCAGTCGGGTCGATATTTGGCTCCCATGTCTAAAGCCTTTTCTCTCAGCTCCCCTCTGAATGGGTTCTGGAAGCCACTGAGGACAAACACAACCCCCTCCATGATCCGGTTGAATGGAACCTGCTGTGCACTGTGGGATTTTGCTTTCTGTTCTTTGGGTTCAGGTTTGGGTTTGGACTGACTTTCCTTCTTGACTGAGGATTTCTGTGCTGGGGAGGCTGGAGAAATAATTTAGAGCTTCAGTAAGGAAATTTTGTGTATGCTTAAAATTTAGACACTACGGTAAATGTTACCTTTTGCTGCACTGGGGCTGGCTTTGCTGACTGTGTTCGGCTTGTGTTTGGGGGTCGCAGCTTTATTCTCCGGGGATACGGCGGGACTTATTTTCTTTGAAGGGGGTGGGCCAGGAGCAGACTGACGCTCTGTGCTGAACtcaaattttctttttgctgctggCTAAGAGGATACAATCcataaaagtaagtaagtaaaaatgGACAAACTTATTAGGGGACTTCAAGAAACTTGTCACAAAAAGATTATCTGACACGCAGATCTATAAAATGTTGCTTCGGTGGCCAGAATGTAggaatcattttttttccattgttaatCTGAAATATAATGTTCCTTCACTTTACAGAAATGACGATTCCAATTTCTAAGGCTGCATAGTATTCCAAATAAAACGttgctgtattttttctttttgcaacaTATAAAAATTCCAGACATTTTTACTAGATGACTTTAATAGCTTCTTTTGGAAAGAACTGGTTGTTCTGGAAAGATTAAGGAGATGTATGtagttgaaacacaaatgacctATGCTCTGCATATTAATGCCAGCCTCACTATGCCAGTAGGATGGCGGAGAGCTGGTGGTTGACGCGAGAGTGTCAACCACACACATTGATTAAAGAGGGTTTGTGTCAATCACACTTACTGTGtgttcacaaaacacacattcacttttttAGTTATAAATTCATATGTTCAAATGAAGACCTTCACCTAAAAAATGGGCACATCTAATAATCAGCGCTTTTGTATTGCATCAGTTGGCAACACTGGTTATGGTTTTAAAGtagtttaatacatttgtaaactCACCACTCAAcaaaagaaactgtttttggCCAACGTTGTcctttttatttaagaaataatTACATGTAGAATGATTAACTTGCCTGACCTGCTATCGCATGTTGTGAGTCATCATTGTGCAGtgcttttttggaattggggttgtataagtaaatggtaaatagtcgcttatatagcgcttttatgcaaagcgctttacaatgtaccttcccattcacccatacacacacacactcacacaccgatggcggtggctgccatgcaaggtgctcacctgacccaccgggagcacctttgggttcagtgtcttgcccaaggacacttcgacttgtagccaggagcgagGATTGAACCAgtaaccctgtggtccatggtcaactaccttaccaactgagctacagccgcgtACCCGTGAAGTGTTATTACTGTAGTGGCTGTGTGACTGAAGTGTGTaggtttaatttgattttaggACAGAAGTTATGTCAGATTGTGACAGAGACATGAATTAAGTGTGTTTCAATTCCCTTTATTTACTGGGTCAAACATCAGATTTTTCAAATCCTTGTTTTAAATAACCTTTTCAAAGCATTTGGTGGGATAACTCTTAAAAAACTGCCTTGGTTTTATCCTTTTCATGAGTCTCTCACTACTGACAGTGTAGACGAAGATTTACAATGAGTGATAGTGATGTGTAAAACCTGTGTGGAGGCAGAGTTGGAGGAGGAAGCCTGGCCTGAAGAGTGGGAGGTGCCACTAGCCTGCAGGGCGGCAGCAGCATAACTCAGCTTCTCGTACTGAGGAGACGCTAAAGAGAGAAATGTGCAACAGCTGGTGAGAGAACAATGAACTATTTCCACATTGTGTTTTGATAATGAAAAATAAGTTTGAAGTCAATTTTGAGCTTTTCTTTCTTGACACACTTaagtagctttaaaaaaaacctaagtAACTCTTTTGGCAGTTATTTAAGTCTTTTTATCTTTCAAAATGATTATCCCTTTATAATTACAATTACCTAAACAAAATCAATAGCGCTTCAGTAGCAGCTAAATTATAAATAACAGATTTACCTTTTGGTGGTGTCCTAGACTTTGTTGTATTGTCACGATTGAAGAATAAACTGCCAGGTTGAAGGCTGGGCCCAGATGAAGGGGACTCTTCCTTTACCCTAAACTGACCCAGCTTTGTCAATTTctgacaggagagagagaggaaaatcaGTGCCATGGGAGAAAAGGGAAGGACTGACTGAAGGGGTCTTTTTATCAATACAGCAAAAGGTTTTGATTTGACAAATGATTTCATACGTCAAAAGGACGAACTTTTCAAAGAATAGATTAAAggtgctacacacacacactgcagtgatGTCCTGTATCCGCTTTTAGTGCTTAATCATGActgaaagttaaaaatataaaaaggtatAAAGGTTTTTATCCAAGTATGATAGTACTTATAGCAGCCTGTTTAATTCTACAGTAACATGGTCAGGTCTTATGAAACTGAGATTCAtgtgacagaaaaatgtctggCCAGATCCACAGCCTTAATTTATGATCAGGCAGGTTCTGTTTTAAGTGATAATTTTGCAGACAAAACTACTACAAGCAAAGTTGTTGAAGGCCTTGTTGTACTAAGAAACACCTAAAATCCTAAAACACAAGAAGTTTGAATCTCTAAAGATAAGGAATCCAAAAACTTATCACCACTACcatttgaaatttgaaagaATGCTCATTTGTAGTCAACAATTACTTTAAAGGAGGAAGTAAAGAAATTAAAGGCATCTTTCAAAACCCAACTATTGAGAACATCATGTTAGATTACTTACAGGGGAAGTTGTTGGAGATGCATCATTTTTGTCTGGAGGTGAATGAAACTTGACAAAGGCAAGTCCGTATGCTATGTTCTATAaagttcacacacaaaaaagcttATTAAACAATTTCATACCTACTGTAGCAATATTGTATCAGTGTACACCTTCATTGCACATAGGTGACCCTTACATTAGAAGTTAAGTAGactgaaataaacacaacatcaaAAGGCTCAAGCAAGCAGCTTTAATGCATGTAGCTCACTGTTGCACCATGTGTAAATCAATAGTTTGAAATGTGCACGTACTTTGTTGTATGGCTGGGTACACACAATTTTGACTCTGTCCCACTTTTCCTGTGCTGTGCTTTTCTGCAGCTGGTTGGGCCCAAAGAAACGCACTCTGTTCATGTTTGTACTGTTACGGCTCTCCGTAGGGGACATAAAGGATGACGTGACCAAGAGAACCTAAAACAAAAGGTATTGACATTAAAGAATAAGTAGAAAGTATGTAGTGATTACTGAGCACCATGGATATAAAGTTTGATAATATTACTGGTTTGGTTTGAGAGTATACCTCGTAGTCCTGGTGTTTGACAGCTGAAGAATTCCCAACCAACACCTCAATGAAAGCTGAGCCTTCATTTCCAATATCAATGCTATGCAGCTGCTCCTccttctcaaactgagaaaaaagTAACAGCCCCAGATTTAACAAAGTcaggaaagcagcagcagccttcacgaatgaatacttttgcacatttttatcttAAAGGGCAacatcaccaattttcaacttgctcctcATGGCTTTGGTTTAGGGTGTACATacacaataatgcttttaaacttccctctgactcccCCAAAATCTCTCACTTCATTCCGAAGAATGCCTCCAGAttacatcacttggaggaatcttCAATTCAGATTATGCCATCTCGTTGCTCAgactatggaggttgtgattGTGGTCAAGCGCCTTTTCAAGAGCTCCCCCAGAttatattatctgaactcctaatgatgtaaaaatgCTCTGGGTGATGTcgtctggaggcatttttcagccacaagaagagaaatattttgaaataggaagtcagagagaagtttaaaagcattattgtatattaacATCCTAATTTgaagccatggggagcaagttgaaaaagCACAACGACTCTGGCATGGTACTATACTATCTTATTCATTATTTAGCCCTCTCTACAGAATTACAAAGCGTAGCATTGGTATTAAAGTATATAAAGTGTAAagtattaaaattttattttggaagGCTTGATTTGCTCATTTAATGAGTTTTATTGCTGAATGGCTGAAAGTAGAAAGGTCTATTTACTTGTGGTTGACATGCAGCACAAACAGGCAGTGCCTTCAacgtgttttttaaaattttagcaTTTCTCAATTCCTCAGGCAGCTTGTTAGGAGATGTAAGGATGTTCTCCTTCCccagatgtgtttaaaagtcaGCATTTTACGCAAAGTGGGGCAAATGTACCTCTGTCTATTCGAAATAAGGAAGACTGCTTAGAAATTACGATGTTCTATGGTCAAAAAAAGGAAGTAGAATTTTGACCTGTTTGTGTAAGATGAGGAAGATGGAAGACTCAAACAAGGCAGACAGGGGGTTCCCAGAAggacaaaaatataatcaacAAGCAGAAAGGTGGGAGGCCTcaagaatgtaaaaaaacatttggcgATATTCCACCTAAATGTAAAGTATGTAAGTGCTATACACG
This window harbors:
- the xrcc1 gene encoding DNA repair protein XRCC1 → MPEIKLKHVVSCSTEDSTHKADNLLSSDTYRKWKAAKPGEKQTSVILQFEKEEQLHSIDIGNEGSAFIEVLVGNSSAVKHQDYEVLLVTSSFMSPTESRNSTNMNRVRFFGPNQLQKSTAQEKWDRVKIVCTQPYNKNIAYGLAFVKFHSPPDKNDASPTTSPKLTKLGQFRVKEESPSSGPSLQPGSLFFNRDNTTKSRTPPKASPQYEKLSYAAAALQASGTSHSSGQASSSNSASTQPAAKRKFEFSTERQSAPGPPPSKKISPAVSPENKAATPKHKPNTVSKASPSAAKASPAQKSSVKKESQSKPKPEPKEQKAKSHSAQQVPFNRIMEGVVFVLSGFQNPFRGELREKALDMGAKYRPDWTPDSTHLICAFANTPKYSQVKSAGGIIVRKEWVVDCHKRKQKLSHKRYLMDGAESSSESEMEVDEQSEDEIKTKTPQKREVQVSSKNTQEKRNEGDEYGGSTDVDEPGGDDDGSAVDTEDELQRVEKESREKKAAVEVKKVKEEDPYGGSTDENTDAEAEEDHPIPELPDFLSEKHFFLYGKFPNNERRLLLRYIVAFNGVIEDYMTEKVQFVVTSEGWHDSFEEALMENANLNFVKPAWIYAINERQKMLPYQPYTVVP